Proteins co-encoded in one Bacillus infantis NRRL B-14911 genomic window:
- a CDS encoding bifunctional 4-hydroxy-2-oxoglutarate aldolase/2-dehydro-3-deoxy-phosphogluconate aldolase, whose protein sequence is MKKIAILNKLINSGVIAVIRADSKKEALGITEAIVNGGFTGLELTFTIPDAEGAIREIKEKYADHDQLVIGAGTVLDATTARIAIMAGAEYIVSPFFDQQTAECCHLYQIPYLPGCMSITEISHALKAGVDIIKLFPGSGFGPGFISAIKAPLPQANIMPTGGVSLENMEQWFANGSMAVGVGGSLLAPAKTGDFEEITKLARQYMDKLKAIRGDL, encoded by the coding sequence ATGAAAAAAATAGCTATATTAAATAAATTGATAAATAGCGGTGTTATTGCAGTTATAAGAGCGGATTCAAAGAAAGAAGCATTAGGCATTACAGAGGCCATAGTAAATGGTGGATTCACAGGATTGGAATTAACCTTTACCATACCAGATGCGGAAGGGGCAATCCGGGAAATCAAAGAAAAGTATGCTGATCACGATCAGCTAGTAATAGGGGCAGGAACTGTCTTAGATGCAACTACAGCAAGGATTGCCATTATGGCAGGGGCAGAATATATTGTTAGTCCATTTTTTGATCAGCAGACTGCAGAATGCTGCCATTTGTACCAGATCCCGTATCTTCCTGGCTGTATGAGCATAACGGAAATATCACATGCGTTAAAAGCAGGCGTGGATATTATTAAGTTATTCCCAGGCAGTGGATTTGGACCAGGATTTATAAGTGCCATAAAAGCGCCCTTGCCGCAAGCGAATATTATGCCCACAGGCGGGGTGAGTCTGGAGAATATGGAGCAATGGTTTGCAAATGGAAGTATGGCTGTTGGAGTGGGCGGCAGCTTATTAGCACCTGCAAAAACAGGAGATTTTGAAGAAATTACAAAATTGGCCAGGCAGTATATGGACAAGCTTAAGGCTATCAGAGGAGACCTATAA
- a CDS encoding sugar kinase has protein sequence MSRILTLGEIMLRLSTRVDTRLSESKQFQVHYGGGEANVAISLANYNHSVSFASKVPNNALGLAVKRHLQQYGVSTDLLLFGGTRLGSYYLESGVGERSSSVIYDRAYSSFSEIEMLEWSMDELFGDVELFHVSGITPALSDNWAKLTEQLMKEAKKRSVKISFDINYRAKLWSYIKAKSILPALLPYADYCSAGKLDAIHLLGIEEQSKDGEDVANYYQQMSDLYPNIEMFYSTLREIKSTSDHILKGTIWNKGVLYASKKHFIVPVIDRVGGGDAFSAGIIHGLLTKQDLDYTVSFATAASAMKHTITGDCNQFSIEEIEEFMTRDDQRIKR, from the coding sequence ATGAGCCGGATTCTGACTTTAGGAGAAATAATGCTCAGATTGTCTACCAGGGTGGATACTAGATTAAGCGAATCAAAACAATTTCAGGTTCACTATGGAGGCGGTGAGGCTAATGTAGCGATTAGTTTGGCTAATTATAACCATTCAGTATCTTTCGCAAGTAAAGTCCCGAATAATGCATTGGGACTGGCTGTGAAGAGGCATTTGCAGCAATATGGGGTATCAACTGATTTATTGCTATTCGGGGGGACTAGACTGGGGTCTTATTATCTAGAAAGTGGTGTTGGGGAACGCTCATCTTCCGTCATCTACGATCGTGCTTATTCCAGTTTCTCAGAGATAGAGATGCTTGAATGGTCTATGGATGAGCTTTTTGGTGATGTGGAGTTATTCCACGTTTCTGGAATTACCCCCGCTCTATCTGATAATTGGGCCAAGCTAACTGAGCAATTGATGAAGGAAGCAAAAAAACGCAGTGTGAAGATAAGCTTTGATATTAACTATCGTGCTAAATTATGGAGTTATATAAAAGCAAAAAGTATACTGCCGGCGTTGCTTCCTTATGCGGATTATTGCTCGGCCGGCAAGTTAGATGCTATCCACCTTTTGGGGATTGAAGAGCAAAGTAAGGATGGAGAAGATGTGGCTAATTATTATCAGCAAATGAGTGACCTCTACCCAAACATTGAGATGTTTTATTCAACTTTAAGAGAAATAAAGTCGACCAGCGACCATATATTGAAAGGAACTATTTGGAATAAGGGTGTTCTATATGCCTCAAAGAAACACTTCATTGTACCGGTAATCGATCGTGTCGGCGGCGGCGATGCCTTTTCTGCCGGTATTATACATGGATTATTAACTAAGCAGGATTTGGATTATACGGTATCGTTCGCGACGGCTGCTTCTGCAATGAAACACACAATTACTGGAGATTGTAATCAATTTTCAATAGAAGAGATCGAAGAGTTTATGACCCGCGATGATCAGAGAATAAAAAGGTGA